The following proteins are encoded in a genomic region of Gouania willdenowi chromosome 6, fGouWil2.1, whole genome shotgun sequence:
- the LOC114464797 gene encoding troponin I, fast skeletal muscle-like, with the protein MSEKKMSSSRKHQLKSLMLSIAKVLLEEEDKEREQERSRYMAENCPPVSMPRTMQELQELCKEINKNIDRIDEERYDLEMKVTKTNKEIEDLKIKVQDLMGKFKKPVLRKVRMSADAMLKALLGSKHTVNMDLRANLKQVKKEVKEEDKELRDVGDWRKNIEDKSGMDGRKKMFEAEA; encoded by the exons ATGTCAGA AAAAAAGATGTCCTCGAGTCGGAAGCATCAGCTGAAG AGTTTGATGCTCTCCATTGCCAAAGTGTTgctggaggaagaggacaaagAGCGTGAGCAGGAGAGGAGTCGCTACATGGCTGAGAACTGTCCTCCTGTATCCATGCCCCGAACCATGCAGGAGCTGCAG GAATTGTGCAAGGAGATCAACAAGAACATTGACCGGATTGATGAGGAGCGATATGATCTGGAgatgaaagtgaccaaaactaACAAGGAG ATCGAAGACCTGAAAATCAAAGTTCAGGACTTGATGGGCAAGTTCAAGAAGCCTGTGCTGAGGAAAGTGCGCATGTCTGCAGACGCCATGCTCAAAGCTCTGCTGGGCTCCAAACACACAGTCAACATGGACCTGAGGGCCAACCTGAAGCAGGTCAAGAAGGAGGTGAAGGAGGAG GACAAGGAACTCCGCGACGTTGGCGACTGGCGTAAAAACATTGAGGATAAATCAGGCATGGATGGGAGGAAGAAGATGTTTGAAGCTGAggcataa
- the LOC114466140 gene encoding uncharacterized protein LOC114466140: MDPEEEWNKCPGAHKLLDRKVLPKRHGRIGTVITLHSPVKTHNTLQIQAITCSEYAGSCPNLMMSRSEHIDVRPVPTVLTPQLRPRAHRPLCVSVSSDSSGRFKALETQEWKNNLKAQMEQAHSAGAASSTGSLERASLFCASASTTASSSGLSSPVEVFNKSKSSSRFSLFSPPWNTSSESDSNPPSRSGSKKLRNYSRRAATGPAGARGPDTPEPKPSGPEHFQYSEPVISKVTDYIYVGNLNAAYNGRTLCRNNIDSIIDMSSVAGEPGPILSLIPCTCSRGTRHSWSRLKVDISDVPSALGDGPALKQRCFEDINECINASTEKRKRVLVHCRDGFSLAPTCIIQYLMVKQNMRLIAAYELLRAKYPVNIRECHQNVLVSLERALRPGGNVDPECFKQAISRKVAWT, from the exons GTCCCGGCGCACACAAACTTCTGGACCGAAAGGTGCTGCCTAAGAGGCACGGCAGGATCG GTACAGTGATAACTCTTCACAGCCCGGTGAAGACCCACAACACTCTGCAGATCCAGGCCATCACTTGTTCAGAATATGCTG GCTCCTGTCCAAATCTCATGATGAGTAGAAGTGAGCATATCGATGTGAGGCCCGTCCCAACGGTCCTCACACCACAACTCCGCCCCAGAGCCCACCGGCCCCTCTGTGTGTCAGTGTCTTCTGACAGCAGCGGGCGCTTCAAGGCTCTGGAGACGCAGGAGTGGAAGAACAACCTCAAAGCACAG ATGGAGCAGGCTCACAGTGCAGGCGCTGCCAGCAGTACAGGCTCTTTGGAGCGAGCGTCGCTGTTCTGCGCGTCGGCCTCCACCACAGCGTCCAGCTCCGGTTTGTCCAGCCCAGTCGAAGTCTTCAATAAGAGCAAATCCTCGAGTCGCTTTTCTCtcttctctccaccttggaacACCAGCTCAGAATCCGACTCCAACCCTCCATCCCGTTCAGGCTCCAAGAAGCTGCGCAACTACAGCAGGAGGGCCGCCACGGGTCCCGCTGGAGCCAGAGGGCCTGATACCCCGGAGCCCAAACCCAGCGGCCCGGAACACTTCCAATACTCTGAGCCAGTCATCTCCAAGGTGACGGATTACATATATGTCGGCAACCTGAACGCAGCCTACAACGGACGCACGCTTTGCCGCAACAATATAGACAGCATCATTGACATGAGCAGTGTGGCTGGAGAACCAGGCCCCATTCTGAGCCTTATACCCTGCACGTGCTCACGTGGGACTCGCCATAGCTGGTCCCGCCTTAAGGTGGACATCAGTGACGTCCCTAGTGCTCTCGGTGACGGTCCAGCACTTAAGCAGCGCTGCTTTGAGGACATCAACGAGTGCATCAACGCGTCAACGGAGAAACGTAAGCGTGTTCTAGTCCACTGCAGGGACGGCTTCTCTTTGGCCCCCACGTGCATTATCCAGTATCTGATGGTGAAGCAGAACATGAGGCTGATCGCCGCCTACGAGCTGCTGCGGGCCAAGTACCCCGTCAACATCAGAGAGTGTCACCAAAACGTGCTGGTGAGTTTGGAGCGAGCGCTGCGTCCTGGAGGCAACGTGGACCCAGAGTGCTTCAAACAGGCCATCTCACGCAAAGTGGCCTGGACCTGA